A single genomic interval of Bacillota bacterium harbors:
- the argR gene encoding arginine repressor has product MKLRRQQLILEIIEEKPVATQEELALELRARGIRATQATISRDIKELQLVKIPTGDNSYRYARPLQPLEAPRIHNRLRRVFQDSVVSLDFSENIIVIHTLPGAAQSIASVIDQVGWREVIGTVAGDDTIFVVVKPRDLVLQVLERFESLL; this is encoded by the coding sequence ATGAAACTGCGGCGCCAGCAATTGATCCTGGAAATTATCGAAGAAAAACCGGTAGCAACTCAGGAGGAACTGGCTTTAGAACTGCGGGCCAGGGGGATCCGTGCAACCCAGGCCACTATTTCCCGTGATATTAAGGAACTCCAGTTGGTGAAAATCCCTACAGGAGATAATTCTTATCGTTATGCCAGGCCGCTTCAGCCCTTGGAAGCGCCCCGGATCCACAACCGCCTCCGGCGTGTTTTTCAGGATTCCGTAGTAAGTCTTGATTTTAGTGAAAATATAATTGTCATCCACACGCTTCCGGGTGCGGCCCAGAGCATTGCTTCGGTGATCGACCAGGTGGGCTGGCGGGAAGTCATAGGTACCGTCGCGGGAGATGATACGATTTTCGTTGTGGTGAAACCCCGGGATCTTGTTCTCCAGGTACTAGAGAGGTTCGAATCTCTTTTGTAG
- the dxs gene encoding 1-deoxy-D-xylulose-5-phosphate synthase: MIIERIESPSDLRTLSFTELETLVQEIRAYLLDTVSRTGGHLAPNLGVVELTLALHRVFYSPRDKIIWDVGHQCYVHKILTGRRKQFPTLRQYGGLSGFPKNRESVHDCFGTGHSSTSISAALGFALARDLNEENYAVVAVIGDGALTGGMAFEAMNHAGHLGTRLIVILNDNEMSIANNVGALSGYLSRLRTDPFYHRSKEEIEEILRRIPNIGPRMVRAVERFKDSLKHLLVSGMLFEELGFTYLGPIDGHNLRLLSLTLERAKGLPGPVLVHVYTKKGKGYPPAERNPDKYHGLGPFNLETGEPLSTNSAPTYTRVFGDCLIRLAQENQRIIAITAAMPEGTGLTEFARRFPDRFFDVGIAEQHAVTLAAGLAKSGYRPVVAIYSTFLQRAYDQILHDVALQKLPVIFALDRGGLVGEDGETHQGVFDLSYLRHIPGMTLMVPKDQNELVVMLWSALNYGGPVAIRYPRGAGCNFEVDFNFPAVPLEPGHGELLREGKDLVIFAVGPPVYTALEVADVLAKQGKDVAVVNCRFVKPLDESLILSWAEATKRVLTFEENVRAGGFGSAVLELLADRGFRGEVARIGIPDCFVEHGTPELLLRRYGLDAEGVIRHIRSRGW, from the coding sequence GTGATCATCGAGCGGATTGAATCCCCTTCAGATTTACGTACTCTTTCTTTTACGGAGTTAGAAACTTTAGTTCAGGAGATCAGGGCTTATTTACTTGATACAGTCTCACGTACCGGGGGACACCTTGCCCCTAATTTGGGAGTCGTGGAGTTAACCCTTGCCCTGCATCGTGTTTTTTATTCCCCGCGAGATAAAATTATTTGGGATGTAGGGCACCAGTGTTATGTTCACAAGATTCTCACCGGGCGCCGCAAACAGTTTCCAACCTTGAGGCAGTACGGGGGTTTAAGTGGTTTTCCGAAAAACCGGGAAAGTGTACATGATTGCTTCGGAACCGGGCACAGCAGCACTTCAATTTCTGCCGCTCTGGGGTTTGCATTAGCACGGGATCTCAATGAAGAGAATTATGCGGTTGTGGCAGTGATCGGGGATGGGGCACTAACCGGGGGAATGGCGTTTGAAGCGATGAACCACGCAGGCCACCTCGGTACCCGTTTGATTGTCATTTTAAACGATAATGAAATGTCAATTGCTAATAATGTCGGTGCTTTGTCCGGTTATTTGAGCAGGCTCCGGACCGACCCCTTTTACCACCGAAGTAAAGAGGAAATAGAGGAAATCCTGCGCCGGATTCCAAATATTGGGCCGCGAATGGTCAGGGCCGTCGAGCGTTTTAAAGACAGCTTAAAACACCTGCTCGTTTCCGGAATGCTTTTTGAGGAACTGGGTTTTACTTATTTAGGCCCTATAGACGGCCATAACCTCAGGTTGTTAAGCCTTACTCTTGAGCGGGCAAAGGGGTTACCGGGGCCTGTGCTTGTCCATGTTTATACTAAAAAGGGTAAAGGGTACCCTCCTGCGGAGAGAAATCCAGATAAATATCACGGGCTGGGGCCCTTTAATTTAGAAACCGGAGAGCCCCTTTCCACGAATTCGGCCCCCACTTATACCCGTGTTTTTGGCGATTGTCTCATCCGTCTCGCTCAAGAAAACCAAAGGATTATCGCGATTACTGCGGCAATGCCGGAGGGAACGGGCTTGACGGAATTTGCCCGGAGATTTCCAGATCGCTTTTTTGATGTCGGAATTGCAGAACAGCACGCGGTGACTCTTGCAGCAGGTTTAGCGAAGAGTGGATACCGCCCCGTTGTTGCCATCTATTCGACTTTCCTGCAGCGCGCCTATGATCAGATTCTGCATGATGTAGCCCTGCAAAAACTTCCGGTAATCTTTGCCCTGGACCGGGGGGGGTTAGTGGGAGAAGACGGGGAAACCCACCAGGGTGTTTTTGATCTATCTTATCTTCGGCATATACCCGGTATGACTTTAATGGTACCAAAGGATCAGAACGAGTTGGTGGTGATGTTATGGAGTGCCCTTAATTATGGGGGGCCCGTGGCAATTCGTTATCCCCGGGGGGCGGGTTGTAACTTTGAGGTAGACTTCAATTTTCCCGCCGTTCCCCTTGAACCCGGTCACGGTGAACTCCTAAGGGAAGGCAAGGATCTCGTAATTTTTGCAGTTGGCCCCCCTGTTTATACCGCTCTTGAAGTAGCAGACGTACTTGCGAAGCAGGGCAAAGATGTTGCTGTCGTGAACTGTCGTTTTGTGAAACCACTGGACGAGTCTCTAATCCTGTCCTGGGCGGAAGCGACAAAACGGGTTCTTACATTCGAGGAAAACGTCCGGGCGGGAGGTTTCGGAAGTGCGGTATTGGAACTTCTGGCGGACCGGGGCTTCCGGGGTGAGGTTGCCCGGATTGGAATTCCCGATTGTTTTGTCGAACATGGCACGCCTGAACTCTTGCTACGGCGATATGGGCTCGATGCGGAAGGTGTAATCAGGCATATCCGGTCAAGGGGCTGGTAG
- a CDS encoding NAD(+)/NADH kinase: MKRVGLVVNFRKARGGKILQLLREWFEKRDIQVLMPQCTAQDREFTDLDYLGSELGEQVDMIISLGGDGTLLGTARRTAGTGVPILGVNMGHLGFLTDLEMPDLFPGLERVLRGDYEIEERMMLAIEVRREGLPVARYAALNDAAITKGPLSRIIRLETYVGDEYLATYRADGIIVATPTGSTAYSLSAGGPIVSPDLEVMIVTPICPHTLYARPFIVAERQTIRIIFKSNSTDVMLTIDGQLGFPLQKKDQILVRKAEVRTRLVKLRKRTFFEVLRLKLRESDY; this comes from the coding sequence ATGAAACGGGTTGGTTTGGTGGTGAATTTCCGGAAGGCCCGGGGGGGGAAGATCTTACAGTTACTGAGGGAATGGTTTGAGAAGCGGGATATTCAGGTACTGATGCCCCAGTGCACCGCTCAAGATAGAGAGTTCACCGATCTGGATTATCTTGGTTCCGAACTTGGAGAGCAGGTGGACATGATTATTTCCCTGGGTGGGGATGGAACCTTATTAGGGACGGCGCGCCGGACCGCGGGAACGGGGGTCCCCATTTTAGGCGTGAATATGGGCCATTTAGGCTTTCTTACAGATCTCGAAATGCCGGATTTATTTCCCGGCCTGGAAAGAGTTTTGCGAGGAGACTATGAAATTGAGGAGCGCATGATGCTGGCCATTGAGGTTCGACGGGAGGGGTTGCCTGTTGCCCGTTATGCTGCTCTAAACGACGCCGCGATTACGAAAGGGCCTCTGTCCCGAATTATCAGGCTGGAGACTTACGTGGGAGATGAGTACCTTGCTACTTACCGCGCGGATGGAATTATCGTTGCTACTCCTACAGGCTCCACGGCTTATTCCCTTTCTGCCGGAGGGCCGATCGTCAGCCCCGACCTCGAGGTCATGATTGTAACGCCCATCTGCCCTCATACCCTTTACGCCCGGCCGTTTATTGTTGCTGAGCGCCAAACGATCAGAATCATTTTCAAGTCTAATTCCACCGATGTCATGCTAACAATTGATGGCCAGCTCGGGTTTCCCTTACAAAAAAAGGATCAAATCCTGGTACGTAAAGCAGAAGTTCGTACGAGGTTGGTGAAGCTTCGTAAACGAACTTTTTTTGAAGTTTTACGCCTTAAACTCCGGGAGAGTGACTATTAG
- the xseB gene encoding exodeoxyribonuclease VII small subunit: protein MENRKVQHEEMTFEEALARLEEVVAILEKGELSLDTALAAFQEGMKFLRICITKLTIFEEQIEIALNDYYSEIPSWLRNQKREEN from the coding sequence TTGGAAAATCGAAAAGTACAGCACGAAGAAATGACTTTTGAAGAAGCACTGGCGCGCCTTGAAGAAGTAGTTGCAATTCTAGAGAAGGGAGAACTTTCCCTTGATACGGCCCTGGCTGCCTTTCAGGAAGGAATGAAATTCCTACGAATTTGTATTACCAAGCTGACTATTTTCGAAGAGCAGATAGAAATAGCACTTAACGACTATTACTCTGAAATCCCTTCCTGGCTCAGGAATCAGAAACGGGAGGAAAATTGA
- a CDS encoding polyprenyl synthetase family protein has protein sequence MNWEKELAVRAGLINEGLDRYLPPVSLYPPSIHEAIRYSLFAGGKRLRGALTLATAEAFGTEQSRILPAACALEMLHTYSLIHDDLPAMDDDDYRRGKPTCHRIFGEATAILAGDALLTLTFETLCHLKQDFRPGLVVRVIEEVATAAGTRGLIGGQVADLESEGRTVTPELLEYIHLHKTGALFRAAVRTGALLAGADERVLSAFTDYSVAFGLAFQITDDILDLTGSEVLLGKPVKRDLAKQKATYPAFFGLERARELAAYQVRKALQSLEIFGAEAEFLREAARYLLYRES, from the coding sequence ATGAATTGGGAAAAAGAACTTGCAGTCAGGGCAGGCCTGATTAACGAAGGATTAGACCGTTATCTTCCTCCCGTTTCGTTATACCCTCCGTCAATCCACGAAGCGATCCGGTACAGTTTGTTCGCGGGAGGAAAGCGCCTCCGGGGAGCCCTGACCCTGGCTACGGCTGAGGCTTTTGGGACGGAGCAATCCCGGATTCTCCCGGCGGCCTGCGCCCTGGAGATGCTCCACACTTATTCGTTAATTCACGATGATTTGCCTGCCATGGATGATGATGATTACAGGCGCGGCAAGCCTACCTGCCACCGGATTTTTGGAGAAGCTACAGCAATTCTGGCCGGCGATGCCCTGCTCACTCTCACCTTTGAAACCTTGTGCCACCTCAAGCAGGATTTTCGGCCGGGGTTGGTCGTTCGGGTTATTGAGGAAGTGGCAACTGCAGCGGGCACCAGGGGATTGATCGGTGGTCAGGTTGCGGATTTGGAATCAGAGGGGAGAACGGTCACACCCGAGCTGCTGGAATACATTCATCTCCATAAAACGGGCGCCCTTTTCCGGGCCGCGGTTCGAACAGGTGCCCTGCTTGCCGGGGCAGATGAGCGGGTCTTGAGCGCCTTCACTGATTATTCGGTTGCTTTTGGTTTGGCTTTTCAAATTACCGATGACATCTTAGACCTTACCGGAAGCGAAGTTTTGCTCGGAAAACCCGTCAAGCGCGACCTCGCCAAACAAAAAGCTACCTACCCTGCTTTCTTTGGTTTGGAGCGGGCGCGTGAGCTGGCCGCGTACCAGGTACGTAAAGCTCTGCAAAGTCTCGAAATTTTTGGAGCTGAGGCGGAATTCTTGAGAGAAGCAGCCCGTTACTTGTTGTACCGCGAATCTTAA
- a CDS encoding TlyA family RNA methyltransferase, protein MGREGKKRIDLLLVEKGFFSSREQAQRAVMAGLVFYQGRKIEKAGTFVAPGGEIEVKGDPCPYVSRGGVKLDAALQEFGIDVKDKVVLDAGASTGGFTHCLLKKGAKRVYAVDVGYGQLAWELRQDPRVIVLERINIRYLTPEILAAKVDLVTLDLSFISLQKVLPAVKKLLKSEGQVLALVKPQFEAGRTLVGKGGIVRDPEVHVRVLEQVITGARGLGFNIGGLTHSPLPGADGNIEFFLWMHLEQAGLSRKISPEAVREVVARAHATLRDRPEN, encoded by the coding sequence TTGGGTCGGGAAGGCAAAAAGCGCATTGATCTTTTGCTGGTAGAAAAAGGTTTCTTTTCAAGCCGGGAGCAGGCCCAGCGGGCGGTCATGGCAGGTCTTGTGTTTTATCAAGGACGGAAGATCGAAAAGGCGGGGACTTTCGTGGCGCCGGGAGGCGAGATTGAAGTAAAAGGGGATCCCTGCCCCTACGTGAGCCGCGGGGGAGTTAAACTTGATGCTGCTTTACAGGAGTTTGGAATTGATGTTAAGGACAAAGTTGTGCTCGATGCCGGGGCTTCGACCGGCGGGTTCACGCATTGCCTCCTGAAGAAAGGAGCAAAACGGGTATACGCTGTTGATGTAGGATACGGTCAATTGGCCTGGGAACTGCGCCAGGACCCGCGGGTTATCGTTCTCGAAAGAATCAATATCCGCTACCTGACCCCCGAGATTTTAGCAGCAAAAGTGGACCTGGTAACGCTCGATCTCTCTTTTATTTCTCTACAGAAGGTACTCCCAGCAGTAAAAAAACTATTAAAATCAGAGGGGCAAGTTCTGGCTTTAGTGAAGCCCCAGTTTGAGGCGGGGCGGACCTTGGTCGGAAAGGGTGGAATTGTGAGGGATCCCGAAGTTCATGTCCGGGTCCTGGAACAGGTCATCACCGGGGCACGCGGGTTAGGTTTTAACATTGGGGGGCTTACCCACTCTCCTCTTCCAGGAGCGGATGGAAATATCGAGTTTTTTCTATGGATGCATTTGGAACAGGCGGGGTTATCTAGAAAAATTTCACCTGAGGCCGTGCGCGAAGTGGTAGCACGAGCTCACGCTACCCTAAGAGACCGTCCAGAAAACTAA
- a CDS encoding class I SAM-dependent methyltransferase — translation MPKVLATPVVLAHLLVGQVLQPGDCAVDATAGNGHDTLYLAQRVGDRGKVYAFDVQQEAILQTAARLRAGGFENRVVLIQAGHERLKEFVPAGIKAAMFNLGYLPGGDHRRIVTRPDTTLAALEQVLDLLDSGGLVTVVVYRGHEGGEEEGEAVSQFAKSLSFKQWDVIITAFPNRSPRAPFLVAMQKTDPREEGRVL, via the coding sequence GTGCCGAAGGTTCTTGCGACCCCGGTTGTCCTTGCTCATCTTTTAGTGGGTCAGGTTCTACAACCAGGTGATTGTGCAGTCGATGCTACAGCGGGAAACGGACACGATACCCTTTATCTCGCCCAAAGGGTAGGAGACCGGGGAAAAGTCTACGCTTTTGATGTCCAGCAGGAGGCCATTCTCCAGACAGCGGCACGCCTTCGGGCGGGAGGGTTTGAAAACAGGGTGGTTTTAATTCAGGCAGGCCACGAGCGGCTCAAGGAGTTTGTTCCGGCCGGAATTAAAGCGGCAATGTTTAATCTCGGGTATTTGCCCGGTGGGGATCACCGCCGCATTGTGACCCGCCCTGATACAACGCTCGCGGCCCTGGAACAGGTGCTGGATCTTTTAGATTCTGGAGGCCTTGTTACGGTGGTTGTTTACCGCGGTCACGAGGGAGGAGAGGAAGAAGGCGAGGCGGTCTCGCAGTTCGCGAAGAGCCTTAGCTTTAAACAATGGGATGTAATCATAACAGCTTTTCCCAACCGTTCACCTCGTGCTCCCTTCCTGGTAGCCATGCAAAAAACCGATCCTCGAGAGGAAGGGAGGGTTTTATGA